In Streptomyces sp. NBC_00569, a single genomic region encodes these proteins:
- a CDS encoding Pvc16 family protein, translating to MSNALALAHVTQALALLLESNLGPEIDMAVKVEPRKPPADPPTEPTISVFLYQVTPDTSQRNNDLPTRAADGTLVKRPVAALDLHFLITAYGDETELVGQRLIGSVVRALHEIPVLPKDIIELAGERPYLAGSDLAESAQRVRFTPTVMDVDETSKLWGMLYQTPYTLSVVYQAALVLIDGRETPVAGKPVERPEVRVLPFGAPGAPVPPGAEPSPDATSNDRSAGDAGKQETETPARTSAKKAARTPAKAVAKSPAKAPARTRKTAPRAAKPAQE from the coding sequence ATGAGCAACGCACTTGCCCTCGCGCATGTCACCCAGGCCCTCGCCCTGCTGCTCGAGTCCAACCTGGGGCCCGAGATCGACATGGCCGTCAAGGTGGAGCCGCGCAAGCCGCCGGCCGACCCGCCGACCGAGCCCACCATCTCCGTCTTCCTCTACCAGGTCACGCCCGACACCTCGCAGCGCAACAACGACCTGCCGACGCGTGCGGCCGACGGCACGCTGGTCAAGCGGCCCGTCGCGGCACTCGACCTGCACTTCCTGATCACCGCGTACGGCGACGAGACGGAGCTGGTCGGGCAGCGGCTGATCGGCTCCGTGGTGCGCGCCCTGCACGAGATACCGGTCCTGCCGAAGGACATCATCGAACTCGCCGGGGAACGGCCGTACTTGGCGGGCAGCGATCTCGCCGAGTCGGCGCAGCGCGTGCGGTTCACGCCGACGGTGATGGACGTCGACGAGACGTCGAAGCTGTGGGGGATGCTCTACCAGACGCCCTACACCCTGTCGGTGGTCTACCAGGCGGCCCTCGTCCTCATCGACGGCCGGGAGACTCCGGTGGCGGGCAAGCCGGTGGAGCGGCCGGAGGTACGGGTGCTGCCGTTCGGCGCGCCGGGCGCGCCGGTCCCTCCAGGGGCGGAACCGTCTCCTGACGCGACATCAAATGATCGTTCTGCAGGCGACGCCGGGAAGCAGGAGACCGAAACCCCGGCCCGCACGAGCGCCAAGAAGGCGGCCAGGACCCCTGCGAAGGCCGTCGCGAAATCCCCGGCCAAGGCCCCGGCGCGCACACGCAAGACAGCGCCCCGGGCAGCCAAGCCCGCACAGGAGTGA
- a CDS encoding T4 family baseplate hub assembly chaperone — translation MVITGAAELLAAWEAGLGEPPVGRALLLHRTARPDVGAERLPALPVGEREADLFALRRALFGERMQVRLACGACGEDMEFDLDAGELAGSLGGRGEPAVRVQQDGWDVEFRLPGIADLTTAARAADPRTALLARCLVSAVHDGTAVTAGELPAPVQRRIVEAVEAADPGADLALNVACPECGQATRAELDIATYLWTELDAWARDVLLDVHLLATTYGWSEPEILALSPTRRRYYLELCADV, via the coding sequence ATGGTGATCACCGGGGCGGCCGAACTGCTCGCTGCCTGGGAGGCGGGCCTCGGCGAGCCTCCGGTCGGGCGCGCGCTGCTGCTGCACCGCACGGCACGACCGGACGTCGGGGCGGAACGGCTGCCCGCACTGCCGGTGGGCGAGCGCGAGGCGGACCTGTTCGCGTTGCGCCGGGCGCTGTTCGGAGAGCGGATGCAGGTGCGCCTGGCGTGCGGGGCGTGCGGGGAGGACATGGAGTTCGACCTGGACGCCGGGGAACTCGCCGGGTCACTGGGCGGGCGCGGCGAGCCGGCCGTGCGGGTGCAACAGGACGGCTGGGACGTTGAGTTCAGACTGCCGGGCATCGCCGACCTGACCACCGCGGCCCGGGCGGCGGACCCGCGTACGGCACTGCTCGCGCGCTGCCTGGTCTCGGCGGTGCACGACGGGACGGCGGTAACGGCGGGGGAGTTGCCCGCGCCGGTGCAGCGCCGGATCGTCGAGGCCGTCGAGGCGGCCGACCCCGGCGCCGACCTGGCGCTCAACGTGGCCTGCCCCGAGTGCGGGCAGGCCACCCGGGCCGAACTCGACATCGCCACGTACTTGTGGACCGAACTGGACGCCTGGGCACGGGACGTGCTGCTCGACGTCCATCTGCTCGCCACCACCTACGGCTGGAGCGAGCCGGAGATCCTGGCGCTCAGCCCGACGCGGCGCCGCTACTACCTGGAGCTGTGTGCGGATGTCTGA
- a CDS encoding phage tail protein, translated as MAEFTVNAHRFDPYKNFKFLVLWDGRTVAGISKISPLKRTTEVVKHRHGGDPSSPRKSPGRSEFEGITLERGVTHDPEFDRWANKVWQVGAGLGSEVSLADFRKDLVIQVLNEAGQVAVSHKLYRTWPSEYQVLGELDANANAVAIQSLKLECEGWERDYEVPEPEEPSFLNPA; from the coding sequence ATGGCTGAGTTCACGGTCAACGCCCATCGCTTCGACCCGTACAAGAACTTCAAGTTCCTGGTCCTGTGGGACGGACGTACGGTCGCCGGCATCAGCAAGATCAGTCCGCTGAAGCGGACCACGGAGGTCGTCAAGCACCGCCACGGCGGTGACCCCTCCTCCCCGCGCAAGTCGCCGGGGCGCTCGGAGTTCGAGGGCATCACCCTCGAACGCGGAGTGACCCACGACCCCGAGTTCGACCGCTGGGCCAACAAGGTCTGGCAGGTCGGCGCGGGCCTCGGCTCGGAGGTGTCCCTCGCGGACTTCCGCAAGGACCTCGTCATCCAGGTCCTCAACGAGGCGGGCCAGGTGGCCGTCTCGCACAAGCTGTACCGGACCTGGCCGAGCGAGTACCAGGTCCTCGGCGAACTGGACGCCAACGCCAACGCGGTGGCCATCCAGTCGCTGAAGCTCGAGTGCGAGGGCTGGGAGCGGGACTACGAGGTGCCCGAGCCGGAGGAGCCCTCGTTCCTCAACCCGGCCTGA
- a CDS encoding phage tail sheath family protein has product MPTNAVSAARPTYPGVYVEELPSSTRAISAVTTSVTAFVGHTRRGPLNEPVRVTGFTEFERRFGGLSAQSPLAYAVHQFFGNGGSVAVIVRVAKAGSGKTACVVLESTDGRSESPVLEVHAKEPGVWGNSLRVAVDYDTTCPDETFNLRVHDARGEARESFTGLSMDAGSGTYAPTVINAGSRLIRVDAVGEGRPDPSGTVSKPFGHELPDLAVDLTVKIGDVEREFKLYDADCDGEAPSSVAELALLLERKLRALPDAPGRHAFAGVEVTAFGRRLQVVAGSTDPEDVVRFLGECANDLGLEASVNPPVFPLEGGEDGEAPGPRDLIGSEADKTGIQALRGVADVNLLSLPELASYEKTEDALTVVSAAQRLCEERRIFLLVDAPATWVSVDSARAGLSAFDAVRGNHAGLYFPHLQLTDPLTGRLRAFPPSGAVAGVIARTDSERGVWKAPAGTEAQLVGVRSLTVDLTDRETGLLNPLGVNCLRTFPLAGPLVWGARTLEGSDALDSAWKYVPVRRLALQVEESLQRGLQWVVFEPNDESLWQQIRLSASSYLHTLFRQGAFKGSTPREAYFVKCDSETTTDEDVANGIVNVLVGIAPVRPAEFVVVKIQQTSGQFAL; this is encoded by the coding sequence ATGCCGACGAATGCCGTGAGCGCCGCGAGGCCGACTTACCCGGGCGTCTACGTCGAAGAACTTCCCAGCAGCACGCGCGCCATCTCCGCCGTGACCACGTCGGTGACCGCGTTTGTGGGGCACACCCGGCGCGGCCCGCTCAACGAGCCGGTGCGCGTCACCGGATTCACCGAGTTCGAGCGGCGCTTCGGAGGGCTGAGCGCGCAGAGCCCGCTCGCCTACGCGGTGCACCAGTTCTTCGGCAACGGCGGCTCCGTCGCCGTGATCGTCAGGGTCGCCAAGGCGGGCAGCGGCAAGACCGCCTGCGTCGTCCTGGAGTCCACCGACGGCCGCAGCGAGAGCCCTGTGCTCGAGGTCCACGCCAAGGAACCCGGCGTGTGGGGCAACAGCCTGCGGGTCGCCGTCGACTACGACACGACGTGCCCCGACGAGACCTTCAACCTGCGGGTCCACGACGCCAGGGGCGAGGCCCGCGAGAGCTTCACCGGCCTGTCCATGGACGCCGGCAGCGGAACCTACGCGCCCACCGTGATCAACGCCGGATCGCGCCTCATCCGCGTCGACGCCGTGGGCGAGGGCCGCCCCGACCCGTCCGGCACCGTCTCCAAGCCGTTCGGCCACGAACTGCCCGACCTGGCCGTCGACCTGACGGTGAAGATCGGTGACGTGGAGCGTGAGTTCAAGCTCTACGACGCCGACTGCGACGGCGAAGCCCCGTCCTCCGTGGCCGAGCTGGCGCTGCTTCTGGAGCGCAAGCTGCGGGCGCTGCCCGACGCGCCGGGCCGGCACGCCTTCGCGGGTGTCGAGGTCACCGCGTTCGGCCGGCGCCTCCAGGTCGTCGCGGGCTCCACCGACCCCGAGGACGTCGTCCGCTTCCTGGGCGAGTGCGCCAACGACCTGGGCCTGGAGGCCTCGGTCAACCCGCCGGTGTTCCCGCTGGAGGGCGGCGAGGACGGCGAGGCCCCCGGCCCGCGCGACCTCATCGGCTCCGAGGCCGACAAGACCGGCATCCAGGCGCTGCGCGGGGTGGCCGACGTCAACCTGCTGTCGCTGCCGGAGCTGGCGTCGTACGAGAAGACCGAGGACGCGCTCACCGTCGTGTCCGCCGCTCAGAGGCTGTGCGAGGAACGGCGGATCTTCCTGCTGGTCGACGCGCCCGCCACCTGGGTGAGCGTGGACTCGGCGCGGGCGGGCCTGTCCGCCTTCGACGCCGTGCGCGGCAACCACGCCGGCCTGTACTTCCCGCACCTGCAGCTCACCGACCCGCTCACCGGGCGGCTGCGCGCCTTCCCGCCGTCCGGCGCGGTGGCCGGTGTCATCGCGCGCACCGACTCCGAGCGCGGTGTCTGGAAGGCGCCGGCCGGTACGGAGGCGCAGCTCGTCGGAGTGCGCTCCCTGACCGTCGATCTGACGGACCGCGAGACGGGACTGCTCAATCCGCTCGGTGTGAACTGCCTGCGCACCTTCCCGCTGGCCGGCCCCCTGGTGTGGGGCGCGCGCACGCTGGAGGGCTCCGACGCCCTCGACAGCGCGTGGAAGTACGTGCCGGTGCGGCGGCTCGCGCTGCAGGTGGAGGAGAGCCTCCAACGCGGGTTGCAGTGGGTCGTGTTCGAGCCCAACGACGAGAGCCTGTGGCAGCAGATCCGGCTGTCCGCCTCCTCGTACCTGCACACGCTCTTCCGTCAGGGCGCCTTCAAGGGCAGCACCCCGCGGGAGGCGTACTTCGTCAAGTGCGACAGCGAGACCACGACGGACGAGGACGTGGCGAACGGGATCGTCAACGTGCTCGTCGGTATCGCGCCGGTCCGTCCGGCCGAGTTCGTGGTCGTCAAGATCCAGCAGACGTCCGGGCAGTTCGCTCTCTAG